Part of the Nodosilinea sp. PGN35 genome is shown below.
AGTTTCCTGTTACCCCGGCAGGTAAAGACAGCAAAGATGCCAAGGTCTGCCCACCCTACAGCGGCTGCGATCGCCGATTAGAGCCGGGATTTTGCCCTTGAGAATCGCCCTAGTCTAAAAAATTGCGGTCGTCGTCGAGGCAGGCATCCCAGCTGGCGGAAAGGGCGTCGGCGACCATGGCCTCAAAGGCGGCGGTGTTGACCGACCGCGTAATGTGCTCGTGCATCGGATCCGACAGTGGAATCAGACGCAGTCGTCGGTTGTCCTGCACCAGGTCGAAATGGTTGCCGTCGGCCTCGGTCTTGCCAATTTCTAGACAATCGAAACTGTAAACGTTGATATAGAGTGTATGATTAGCCACGAGCGTGGCCTGCTGGCCGTCGGCAAACACCTCCATCACCAACCCCTGGCCTTCGGAGAGCGTAATGCCGTCTTGAAAGTGGCGGTACTGCACCTGCCCCAGGTCTTGCAGTAGCCTGAGCATGTCGTTTTTGTTGACAACGACCCCGCTATCGATTAAACAGGGAGCGGGGATGCTCAGATTGCTAGCACGCTCGTGATTCATGGGTTTTTAACCACGCTACGTTGGCGGTTGGAGCAAGGCCCGTGGCGATCGCTCCTGTGGGTCTATATCCACGATACTCGATATCGCTGGGAATGATCTGCCCTGCGATCGCTCAGCTCCGGGGAAAATCCTGAGGTAATTCTGCCAAAAGCCCAGCGGCTAAGCCTTCCGCCAGAATGCTGAAGTCTCCGTATTTTTGCCGAAATGTTTTTCCCAGCGCAGAGGTGGATCCGTGACCCCATTGCCCCCCGCGCGACCGGGCGAAACTTCCCCCCGTCCCGGCTGGTTTGCCCGCCTGGGCGGATCCATTTTGTTCTACACAAAGCTGCCGCTGCTCCCCGGTTGGCAGCCGCGCTTTGAGGGTATCGCCCCCCTGGCTCCGGTGGTGGGCCTGGGGCTGGGCCTGGGGCTGGCGGCAGTCGATTGGGCTCTGGCGCAGCTGGGTATGCCGACGCTGACCCGCAGCGCCCTGGTGATTGGCCTGGGGGTGTGGGTAACTGGCGGTCTGCACCTCGACGGAGCCATGGATACTGCCGATGGCCTGGCGGTGATGGATCCCCAGCGACGGCTGGCGGTGATGGCCGATAGCCACAGCGGGGCCTTTGGCGTGATGGCGGCGATCGCGATTCTCGGCCTCAAAACCCTGGCTCTGGCCGAGCTGACCAGCGGACGCGGCTGGGTGCTGGTGGCGGCCATGGTGTGGGGCCGCTGGGGCCAGGTGGTGGCGATCGCCCGCTACCCCTACCTGCGGGCCGGGGGTAAGGGGGCGCTGCACCGAGAGCATCTGCGACCCCAGGACTGGCTATTGGGCGTGGCGCTGGCGCTGGGTCTCCACGGCCTCTGGCTCGGGAGACAGCCTGGCCAAATCCTGCCCGTCGGTATCAGCCTGGCGGGGGGGCTGGTCTTGGCCTGGGCGGTAGGGGCCTGGCTAAACCGGCGTCTGGGAGGCCACACGGGCGACACCTACGGAGCCACAGTGGAGTGGATTGAAACTCTGCTGCTGTGCCTGGCCACCCTGGCCTAGCCAAGCTCCTCCTTTAGACATAGAAACCGCAGACTGGGGCTCTCCGTACCGGGGGTGGTGCTGGTTAGGCAGGTGCTTGCCTATGCCGCGCTTCCCAGCGGGGCCATGCCCCGCTGAGCAGCCGATCCATTGCTTCCAAAAGCCCTGCGGCTACACCTTTTGACTCGGTTGCTCCTGATCCGGTTGAGCCCTCCTGGGCTGAGCCTCAAATTGTGCTGGATAGCCAATGCTAACCCTTTAGTTTTTGCCAGCTCAACCAAAAGCACCGCCCGATCCCTAGGGCTGCTAAAGACCTGCTTAACGTTCATGCTGCATTTTGCATCTATAACCTGAGGATATCCATGCAACGTCTTATTGCTCTGACCGAAAATAACTCGCTGGTTTCCATTGACCCTGCCAACCTCAGTTCCCTGTCATCGACTCCGATCACTGGCCTAGAAGGCACCCTGCTGGGCATTGATGTGCGCCCCGCCGACGGCCAACTCTACGGCCTCACCAACGCCAACAACATTTACACCATCGACCCCACCAGCGGTGCAGCCACCCTGGTGAGCACGCTGTCGGTGCCCTTTGGCGGCGGTGCGGTGTCGGGCTTTGACTTCAACCCGGTGCCCGACCGCCTGCGGCTGGTGGGCGACAACAACCAAAACTTTCGCATCAATGTCGATACCGGCGAGGTGATTGAAGACGGCACCCTGGCCTTTGTTGAGGGCGACCCTAACGCGGGTGTCAACCCCAGCATCACCGCCGCTGCCTACACCAACGCCTTTGCTGGGGCCACCGCAACTCAGCTGTTTAACATTGACGCCCTGCTCAACAAGCTGGTGCTGCAAAACCCGCCCAACGATGGCGGTCTGGTCACCGTCGGAGAACTGGGGGTCGATTTTGGCGTGGTCGGTGGCTTTGACATCGTCTCTACCCCCGAGGGCGAGAACCTGGGCTTTGCCGTCTCCGACGGCACTCTCTACACCATCGACCTCCAGACCGGGGCCGCCACCAGCCTGGGCACTCTCGATCTGAGTGTCACCGGCAACGTGCTGGGCCTAGCCGCCCTAGAGGCCGCAGCGCCCCCCCTGGCCCCAGACTTTTTGACCCTGACCAGCAACAACACCCTGCTGGGTTTCAGCGCCGCTGCCCCCGACCAGGTCACCGCCG
Proteins encoded:
- the cobS gene encoding adenosylcobinamide-GDP ribazoletransferase gives rise to the protein MPPARPGETSPRPGWFARLGGSILFYTKLPLLPGWQPRFEGIAPLAPVVGLGLGLGLAAVDWALAQLGMPTLTRSALVIGLGVWVTGGLHLDGAMDTADGLAVMDPQRRLAVMADSHSGAFGVMAAIAILGLKTLALAELTSGRGWVLVAAMVWGRWGQVVAIARYPYLRAGGKGALHREHLRPQDWLLGVALALGLHGLWLGRQPGQILPVGISLAGGLVLAWAVGAWLNRRLGGHTGDTYGATVEWIETLLLCLATLA